From one Tetragenococcus osmophilus genomic stretch:
- a CDS encoding RDD family protein, with the protein MSEQENGKNQRNFYQKVLTSFKSEEYTEDEVAQKKSDWKQYEEKSEKKQYPNDFPNYFFAGFWIRVFAFVIDLLCINAITTVVLDTTFTWTGIERSTDFFSAYGLFSLVIYLAYFTLLTKLNRGQTIGKMIFGIRVICLTEKKLTWKTVLIRETFVRFILQFNPLLYFGYLPTIFTRKKQHLADYFADTSVVTINLIQAFNQKANA; encoded by the coding sequence ATGTCCGAACAAGAAAATGGAAAAAATCAAAGAAACTTTTACCAGAAAGTATTAACTTCCTTTAAATCTGAAGAATATACTGAAGATGAAGTTGCTCAAAAAAAGAGTGATTGGAAGCAATATGAGGAAAAATCAGAGAAAAAGCAATATCCAAACGATTTCCCTAATTATTTTTTTGCAGGTTTTTGGATCCGCGTATTTGCTTTTGTAATAGATTTACTTTGTATTAATGCTATTACCACAGTTGTTTTGGACACTACTTTCACTTGGACAGGTATTGAACGTTCAACTGATTTCTTTAGTGCGTATGGTTTGTTTTCTCTAGTTATTTATCTGGCCTATTTTACTTTATTGACTAAATTAAACCGAGGACAGACAATTGGAAAAATGATTTTTGGTATCCGCGTTATTTGTTTAACTGAAAAAAAATTAACTTGGAAAACAGTACTGATTAGAGAAACTTTTGTTCGTTTTATCTTACAATTTAATCCACTTTTATATTTTGGGTATCTACCTACAATTTTTACACGTAAGAAACAACATCTAGCGGATTATTTTGCAGATACTAGTGTTGTAACAATTAACTTGATTCAAGCATTTAATCAAAAAGCCAATGCTTAA
- a CDS encoding nucleoside 2-deoxyribosyltransferase — MNVYFAAPMFAKSELIYNSYLVEKIRQQYPDLAIYLPQENDTINDKTAYADSKMIALADTQKVEESQLMIALLDGITIDSGVASEVGIAYANHIPILGLYTDSRQQGSDNQQKLEALGTVAENQFHYLNLYTVGLIKLNGQVYSSEEALLTGLNEFLNE, encoded by the coding sequence ATGAATGTTTATTTTGCAGCACCAATGTTTGCTAAAAGTGAACTAATTTATAATTCTTATTTAGTGGAGAAAATACGACAACAATATCCTGACTTAGCTATTTATCTGCCTCAGGAAAACGATACGATTAATGATAAAACAGCTTATGCAGATAGTAAAATGATCGCTTTAGCGGATACCCAAAAGGTGGAAGAAAGCCAATTAATGATTGCTTTATTGGATGGCATTACCATTGATAGTGGGGTAGCTTCAGAAGTTGGGATTGCTTATGCCAATCATATCCCAATTTTAGGACTATATACGGATTCCAGACAACAAGGATCTGATAACCAACAAAAACTAGAAGCGCTTGGAACAGTAGCGGAAAACCAGTTTCATTATTTAAATTTGTATACTGTAGGTTTAATTAAATTAAATGGCCAAGTTTATTCTTCAGAAGAGGCTCTTTTAACAGGTCTAAACGAGTTTTTAAATGAGTAG
- a CDS encoding tyrosine-protein phosphatase, whose protein sequence is METITNFRELGGLKNRQGEVIAKNKLLRSGELTHVSSQEQNKLLENYRLGKIIDLRSSKEIEERPDEKFKKAQYEHIDIFKNVEGQGTGLDDFKEIDSPEVARNYMHETYRTMAVNPSAQNGFQKMIESALSIDSDKSFLFHCFAGKDRTGISAALLLEILQVPKETIYKDYLKTNAMRVQENDKVIAQAIKEGAHSKTIDALKIALTVDRSYLDTFYKTVEEEFGNIQQFLTEELQVTPSMQNDLRSLYLANRK, encoded by the coding sequence ATGGAAACTATCACAAATTTTAGAGAATTAGGTGGACTTAAGAATCGTCAAGGAGAAGTGATTGCTAAAAATAAATTACTACGTTCTGGGGAATTAACCCATGTTTCTTCTCAGGAACAAAATAAACTACTAGAAAACTATCGATTAGGAAAAATCATTGATTTACGTTCCTCTAAAGAAATTGAGGAACGACCAGATGAAAAATTTAAAAAGGCACAATACGAACATATTGATATTTTTAAAAATGTCGAGGGGCAAGGAACGGGTCTTGATGATTTTAAAGAAATTGATTCCCCTGAGGTGGCTCGTAATTATATGCATGAAACTTATCGAACCATGGCAGTTAACCCCAGTGCCCAAAATGGCTTCCAAAAAATGATTGAGTCTGCCTTAAGTATTGATTCTGATAAAAGCTTTCTTTTCCACTGTTTTGCCGGAAAAGATCGGACAGGTATTTCTGCTGCCTTACTTTTAGAAATTTTACAAGTCCCAAAAGAGACGATTTATAAAGATTATTTGAAAACTAATGCAATGCGCGTACAAGAAAACGATAAAGTCATCGCCCAAGCAATTAAAGAAGGTGCTCATAGTAAAACAATCGATGCCTTAAAGATTGCTTTAACGGTTGATCGCTCTTATTTAGATACTTTTTATAAAACAGTCGAAGAAGAATTTGGAAATATCCAGCAGTTTTTGACAGAAGAATTACAAGTTACTCCTTCTATGCAAAATGATTTACGTTCATTGTATTTAGCAAATAGAAAATAG
- the thrC gene encoding threonine synthase translates to MALLYKSTRDPENVVSASQAILQGLAIDGGLYVPTEIPKADLDFAKLARQSYQEIAVQIMQLFLPDFSQEELSECIEQAYDQKFEDKEITPLVKAGSQYYLELFHGPTLAFKDIALSILPYLMKKAAQKNHSDKEIVILTATSGDTGKSAMEGFANVENTQIIVFYPENGVSPIQKRQMLTQKGKNTSVAAIEGNFDDAQTKVKQLFNDENLRAKMARNNKVFSSANSINVGRLVPQIVYYVYAYSRLVKSGEIKNGEEINVSVPTGNFGNILAGFYAKKIGVPIRHLICASNQNNVLTDFFQTGNYDRNRPFYVTSSPSMDILVSSNLERLIFYLTKEDSKQTTKLMKELNENGKYTITPEMKEGLTDFLADFASEKETGQTVRKMYEKSNYVIDPHTAVATCVAEKYQEKEELSTVVLSTASPYKFPQSVLQAIKKQATTKEDFAALEELKQYVNRPLPESIQELEHAKINHKAKISAEQMTAYVEKVLNLS, encoded by the coding sequence ATGGCTTTACTTTATAAAAGCACACGAGACCCTGAAAACGTGGTTTCAGCTTCACAAGCAATTTTGCAAGGTCTAGCAATAGATGGCGGTTTATACGTTCCTACAGAAATCCCTAAGGCAGATTTGGATTTTGCTAAATTAGCAAGACAAAGTTACCAAGAAATTGCTGTGCAAATTATGCAGTTATTTTTACCAGATTTTAGTCAAGAGGAACTAAGCGAATGTATTGAGCAAGCTTATGACCAAAAATTTGAAGATAAAGAAATTACACCTTTAGTTAAGGCAGGAAGCCAATATTACCTGGAATTATTCCATGGGCCTACTTTAGCCTTCAAAGATATTGCTTTATCTATTTTGCCGTATTTGATGAAAAAAGCAGCACAAAAAAACCATAGTGATAAAGAAATCGTTATTTTAACTGCGACTTCAGGAGATACTGGTAAATCGGCTATGGAAGGTTTTGCCAATGTAGAAAATACGCAAATTATTGTTTTTTATCCAGAAAATGGCGTAAGTCCTATTCAAAAAAGACAGATGCTTACTCAAAAAGGGAAAAATACATCTGTCGCTGCGATTGAAGGGAATTTCGATGATGCTCAAACAAAGGTAAAACAACTCTTTAATGATGAAAACTTGCGAGCTAAAATGGCACGAAATAACAAAGTGTTTTCTTCTGCAAATTCGATTAATGTTGGACGCTTAGTCCCTCAGATTGTGTATTACGTTTACGCTTATAGCAGGCTCGTAAAATCAGGAGAAATTAAAAACGGTGAAGAAATAAATGTCTCTGTTCCTACAGGAAACTTTGGAAATATTTTGGCTGGATTTTATGCTAAAAAAATTGGGGTACCCATTCGCCATTTAATTTGTGCTTCTAACCAAAATAATGTATTGACTGATTTTTTCCAAACGGGAAATTATGATCGTAATCGGCCGTTTTATGTCACTTCTTCACCTTCTATGGATATTTTAGTTTCTAGTAATTTGGAACGTTTAATTTTTTATTTAACAAAAGAAGACAGCAAACAAACAACAAAATTAATGAAAGAACTAAACGAAAATGGTAAATATACGATTACACCGGAAATGAAAGAAGGCTTAACCGATTTTTTGGCTGATTTTGCTAGTGAAAAAGAAACAGGGCAAACGGTTCGCAAAATGTATGAAAAGTCAAACTATGTTATTGATCCACATACAGCTGTAGCTACTTGTGTGGCAGAAAAATATCAGGAAAAAGAAGAGCTTTCAACTGTAGTACTTTCAACAGCAAGTCCTTACAAATTTCCACAATCAGTCTTACAAGCAATTAAAAAGCAAGCAACTACTAAAGAGGATTTTGCAGCGTTAGAGGAGTTAAAACAATATGTGAATCGTCCTTTACCTGAAAGTATTCAAGAACTAGAGCATGCCAAAATAAACCATAAGGCGAAAATTTCTGCCGAACAAATGACTGCTTATGTAGAAAAAGTGCTAAATCTAAGTTAA
- a CDS encoding amidohydrolase has translation MTKWLQNVKIETDYIKEGSFTSGTNTQVVDLFIENDEVSKIRPHQKRQDGYEKVDGQGYLILPGIQEKHCHFDKSKLGTSWRPITPAASIVERFTQEIEELNELDVAFSTRMKKLIEKERQHGVSFFRSHIDVHPKVGQKFLQQTIETLYDYKGMFASQLVAFPQHGMLLSNAYEDVKTALANGADLIGGVDPTALDGNTEKSLYQTFDLATQFNAPVDIHIHERGEEGKKTFYELLKLTKESHWQNKVTISHAFGLNDFIGNERKEFFRQLADQQISIISSVPLNGVIPPLEELRQFGVDVSLGCDNVYDSWSPFGNGNVLEKLNRYAEIFNITTQDGLTDCLELVTGKKIVSDNLWLQEGDEATFILVDSSCSAEFVARQSKVCSSYYKGKLVFSS, from the coding sequence ATGACTAAATGGTTACAAAATGTAAAAATTGAAACGGATTATATAAAAGAAGGTTCTTTTACTTCAGGAACGAACACACAAGTAGTAGACTTATTTATTGAAAATGATGAAGTTAGTAAAATTCGCCCTCATCAAAAAAGACAAGATGGATATGAAAAAGTCGATGGTCAAGGGTACTTAATTTTGCCTGGTATCCAAGAAAAGCATTGTCATTTTGATAAAAGTAAGTTGGGCACTTCTTGGAGACCAATTACTCCTGCTGCTTCAATTGTGGAACGTTTTACCCAAGAGATCGAAGAATTAAACGAGTTGGACGTTGCCTTTTCTACACGAATGAAAAAATTAATTGAGAAGGAAAGACAACATGGTGTTAGTTTCTTTCGTTCTCACATTGATGTCCATCCTAAAGTAGGACAAAAGTTTTTACAACAAACGATAGAAACTTTATACGATTATAAGGGGATGTTTGCTTCTCAGTTAGTTGCTTTTCCTCAACATGGAATGTTACTTTCAAATGCTTATGAAGATGTAAAAACAGCTTTGGCCAATGGGGCAGACCTTATTGGAGGTGTCGATCCAACTGCTCTTGATGGAAATACTGAAAAATCTTTATACCAAACATTTGACCTAGCAACACAATTTAATGCTCCTGTTGATATTCATATCCACGAACGAGGAGAAGAAGGGAAAAAGACCTTTTATGAATTATTGAAGTTAACAAAAGAAAGTCATTGGCAAAATAAAGTAACTATTAGCCATGCTTTTGGTTTAAATGATTTTATAGGAAATGAAAGAAAAGAATTTTTCCGACAATTAGCAGATCAACAAATTTCAATCATATCCAGCGTTCCACTTAATGGTGTGATCCCACCGTTAGAAGAGTTACGACAATTTGGCGTAGATGTGTCATTAGGCTGTGATAATGTTTATGATTCCTGGTCTCCATTTGGAAACGGTAATGTATTAGAAAAGCTAAATCGATATGCTGAAATCTTCAATATAACCACTCAAGACGGATTAACAGATTGCTTAGAGTTAGTTACAGGTAAGAAAATAGTTAGTGATAATCTGTGGTTACAAGAAGGAGACGAGGCCACATTTATCCTAGTAGATAGTTCATGTAGCGCAGAATTTGTAGCGCGTCAATCAAAAGTCTGTAGCAGCTACTATAAAGGAAAACTTGTATTTTCTTCATAA
- a CDS encoding ECF transporter S component, which translates to MKQQYSFFSTYELAYLAMTVATCTVGRLLFQFLPNIQPMTAIFLIITLQLGLFRGLLINILSVLITNIYLGMGVWTIAQILSFTVIICLMALFSRVFPIFRQSLFLQVLFSIFAGFLYGFIMACVDVTIYGLPQFWPYYLSGFSFDLLHAIGNGGFYLVLNPIFKQLFLKTVKKKEV; encoded by the coding sequence ATGAAACAACAGTATTCTTTTTTTTCGACTTATGAATTGGCTTATTTAGCGATGACTGTAGCTACATGTACAGTAGGTCGGCTGTTGTTTCAATTTTTACCCAATATTCAGCCAATGACGGCCATTTTTTTAATCATTACTTTACAGTTAGGCTTATTTCGCGGACTTCTTATTAATATTTTATCTGTATTGATTACCAATATTTATTTAGGAATGGGCGTTTGGACGATTGCTCAAATTCTTTCTTTTACAGTTATTATTTGTTTGATGGCTCTTTTTAGCCGAGTCTTTCCCATATTTCGTCAAAGCCTATTTTTGCAGGTACTTTTTAGTATTTTCGCTGGTTTTCTATATGGTTTTATTATGGCTTGTGTAGATGTAACCATTTATGGTCTTCCTCAATTTTGGCCTTATTATCTTTCTGGCTTTTCTTTTGATTTATTACATGCTATAGGAAATGGTGGTTTTTATTTAGTTTTAAATCCTATTTTTAAGCAGTTATTTTTGAAGACAGTAAAAAAGAAGGAGGTGTGA
- the queG gene encoding tRNA epoxyqueuosine(34) reductase QueG — protein MPSLKERIIAKSKQLGIDKIGFTTAEPFDELKDSLVAQKAAGHTSGFEHPNIDERLYPELTFDNPQSIIAIALAYPTKIHEKVPRDEKRGQFARASWGIDYHDILNDRLTKLIEFIRKEAQDASEASTWRFAPQVDTGELVDVAVAQRAGLGFIGRNGLLITEEYGSFVYLGEIITNIQFEPDTPKAFACGDCTRCITQCPTGALLGDGTMDARKCLSYQTQTKGMMPKKYRKQMHNVIYGCDICQLVCPYNQGKDFHFHQEMEPSIEEVRPKLAPMLSMSNKEFKKQFSHLSGFWRGKKPLQRNALIALANLGSRENLVNIFKCLEDPRPVIRGTAVWSIGELTKKQPDQAIDLLYELQEKETSGDVLQELTETITMLETRRKEV, from the coding sequence TTGCCAAGTTTGAAAGAAAGAATTATCGCAAAAAGTAAACAATTGGGCATTGATAAAATTGGTTTCACCACTGCTGAACCTTTTGACGAGCTTAAAGACTCCTTAGTTGCGCAAAAAGCGGCTGGTCATACTTCTGGCTTTGAACATCCGAATATCGACGAGCGTTTATACCCAGAGTTAACCTTTGATAATCCACAAAGTATTATCGCTATCGCTTTAGCTTATCCGACAAAAATCCATGAAAAAGTTCCTAGAGATGAAAAGCGTGGACAATTTGCGCGCGCTTCTTGGGGAATAGATTATCATGATATTTTAAATGATCGTTTAACTAAATTAATTGAGTTTATAAGAAAAGAAGCTCAAGATGCAAGTGAAGCTTCAACTTGGCGTTTTGCGCCCCAGGTTGATACGGGCGAATTAGTGGACGTTGCTGTGGCTCAACGTGCAGGACTAGGTTTTATCGGTAGAAATGGCTTATTAATCACTGAAGAATATGGGTCATTTGTTTATTTGGGCGAAATCATTACTAACATTCAATTTGAGCCTGATACGCCAAAAGCTTTTGCCTGTGGTGACTGTACTCGTTGCATAACGCAGTGCCCAACAGGCGCTTTATTGGGTGATGGCACAATGGATGCGCGAAAGTGTCTTTCCTACCAAACGCAAACGAAAGGAATGATGCCTAAAAAATATCGCAAGCAAATGCATAATGTCATTTACGGCTGCGATATTTGTCAGCTGGTATGCCCTTATAATCAAGGAAAAGATTTTCATTTTCATCAAGAAATGGAACCTTCTATTGAAGAAGTACGCCCCAAATTAGCACCTATGTTATCAATGTCTAATAAAGAATTTAAAAAGCAATTTAGTCATTTATCAGGTTTTTGGCGCGGGAAAAAACCATTACAACGAAATGCTCTTATCGCTCTAGCTAATTTAGGCAGTCGTGAAAATTTGGTTAACATCTTTAAATGTTTAGAAGACCCTCGACCAGTTATCCGTGGTACTGCCGTTTGGTCTATTGGTGAGTTAACCAAAAAACAGCCAGATCAAGCGATTGACTTACTTTATGAGCTACAAGAAAAAGAAACAAGTGGAGATGTTTTGCAAGAGTTGACAGAAACAATAACGATGCTTGAAACACGCAGGAAAGAGGTATGA
- the sppA gene encoding signal peptide peptidase SppA, whose translation MNRRRWVAVFIAAGLFIFATIASFMAEDPEEETLSGMDAALFGSNEIKESIVEEGEDGQRIAQLSIDGTIANTGENNFFSGEGYNHQFFLDQLKKVQEDPSVSAVLLEVNTPGGGVYESAEIAKEIQKIQADDIPVYVSMKNMGASGGYYVSASADKIFATSETLTGSIGVIMSGMNFSELMENLGIEDQTYKSGPLKDMGSALRKPSEEDEQVMQEYVDNSYDRFVEVVADGRDMSEDQVREVADGRIYDGQQAEDNGLVDEIGFPEDTLETLKEDEQLQNAQVFEYDVATTGFDRTWLGSKIAQTKGIKQSDTDRMLNVIDRIGTPEAPKPMYYYGGE comes from the coding sequence ATGAATAGAAGACGTTGGGTTGCTGTGTTTATCGCTGCTGGGTTATTTATATTTGCTACTATTGCCTCATTTATGGCTGAAGATCCAGAAGAAGAAACATTAAGTGGAATGGACGCAGCATTATTTGGTTCAAACGAAATAAAAGAAAGCATTGTAGAAGAAGGAGAAGATGGTCAAAGGATTGCTCAACTTTCCATCGATGGAACAATTGCTAATACTGGGGAAAATAACTTTTTCTCAGGAGAAGGTTATAATCATCAATTTTTCTTAGATCAATTAAAAAAAGTACAAGAAGATCCCTCAGTGTCAGCAGTTCTTTTAGAAGTTAATACGCCTGGCGGTGGGGTATATGAAAGTGCTGAAATTGCCAAAGAAATCCAAAAAATTCAAGCAGATGACATTCCAGTTTATGTTAGTATGAAGAATATGGGCGCAAGTGGTGGTTATTATGTTTCTGCTTCAGCAGATAAAATCTTTGCGACTTCTGAAACACTGACCGGATCTATTGGCGTTATCATGTCTGGTATGAATTTCTCTGAGTTAATGGAGAATTTAGGGATTGAAGACCAAACTTATAAAAGTGGGCCGTTAAAAGACATGGGATCAGCCCTAAGAAAACCTTCAGAAGAAGATGAGCAAGTAATGCAAGAATATGTCGATAACTCTTATGATCGTTTCGTCGAAGTTGTTGCTGATGGACGGGACATGTCAGAAGACCAAGTGCGTGAAGTTGCTGACGGGCGTATCTACGATGGTCAACAAGCTGAAGATAACGGTCTAGTAGATGAAATTGGTTTTCCTGAAGATACATTAGAAACTTTAAAAGAGGATGAACAATTACAAAATGCACAAGTTTTTGAATACGATGTTGCAACAACTGGTTTCGACCGTACTTGGTTAGGTTCTAAGATTGCTCAAACTAAAGGTATCAAACAATCAGATACTGATCGCATGCTTAATGTAATTGACCGTATCGGCACACCTGAAGCACCTAAACCAATGTATTATTATGGAGGTGAATAA
- a CDS encoding OsmC family protein, translating to MKYLYQTKVTNDQGLNGTAYVKGNHELAVVTSSPISTDAGTNPEQLIGLSWATCFNSTIEILLQSKGIEKKSRVDVTIDYCEDENTKEHFFELKAYAAIDGLSIDEAKTYIDTAAKRCPVSKIIGDYPYASYEVTAYAE from the coding sequence ATGAAATATTTATACCAAACTAAAGTAACCAATGATCAAGGACTCAATGGCACAGCTTATGTAAAAGGCAATCATGAGTTAGCAGTAGTTACTTCCAGTCCGATAAGCACAGATGCAGGAACAAATCCAGAACAATTAATCGGTCTTTCTTGGGCAACTTGTTTTAACTCAACAATTGAAATTCTTTTACAAAGTAAAGGGATAGAAAAAAAGAGTAGGGTAGACGTTACGATTGATTACTGCGAAGATGAAAACACAAAAGAACACTTTTTTGAGTTGAAAGCTTATGCTGCGATTGATGGTTTAAGTATTGATGAAGCAAAAACTTATATTGATACAGCGGCAAAACGTTGCCCAGTATCAAAGATTATTGGCGATTATCCTTATGCTTCATATGAGGTCACGGCTTACGCCGAGTAG
- the glmS gene encoding glutamine--fructose-6-phosphate transaminase (isomerizing), whose protein sequence is MCGIVGIVGKNHAEQVIINGLHRLEYRGYDSAGLFVSDGKQEHLIKSQGRIKNLQEKITSEVNGTIGIGHTRWATHGKPSEENAHPHTSQDGKLELVHNGVIENFEELAEEYLANETFYGQTDTEIVVNLIASFIKNEGLTTKEAFQKALTVIRGSYAFALINNEEPDTIYVAKNKSPLLIGLGSDFNVIASDALAVLDQTHEFVEIADNELVTVTADKVTIENQDGEIIDRDSYQAQLDASDIEKGTYPFYMLKEIDEQPTVMRKLTQEYRDEYGNVNIDNQLVNEVAASDRIYIIACGTSYNAGWAAKSLIESVTQIPVEVQLSSEFGYNMPLLSKKPFFIFLTQSGETADSRQVLVQTNQLGFPSLTITNVAGSTLSREAKYTLLLHAGPEIAVASTKAYTAQIAMLAILTQAVGKLKNSEASLSFDAFHELSIIATGMEAMVDEKDYLSDLVKQYLSTTRNAFYIGRGNDYFVASEAALKLKEISYVQAEGFAAGELKHGTIALIEEGTPVLGIITEEKTGPHTRGNLKEVESRGANTIVIATEDLARPGDQVILPKVHPLLTSLVAVIPTQLIAYYASMQRGYDVDKPRNLAKSVTVE, encoded by the coding sequence ATGTGTGGAATTGTAGGAATTGTAGGAAAAAATCATGCGGAACAAGTCATCATTAACGGTTTGCACCGTTTAGAATATCGTGGATATGATTCAGCTGGACTATTTGTATCAGATGGAAAACAGGAACATTTGATCAAATCACAAGGCCGTATCAAAAATTTACAAGAAAAGATTACAAGTGAAGTTAATGGAACTATTGGTATTGGACACACGCGTTGGGCGACTCACGGTAAACCTTCTGAGGAAAATGCGCATCCTCATACCTCCCAAGATGGCAAGTTAGAATTAGTTCATAATGGCGTTATTGAAAATTTTGAAGAACTTGCAGAAGAATATCTTGCAAATGAAACATTTTATGGCCAAACAGATACTGAAATTGTCGTTAATTTAATTGCTTCTTTTATAAAAAATGAAGGATTAACTACAAAAGAAGCTTTCCAAAAAGCTCTTACAGTTATCCGCGGTTCATATGCTTTTGCTTTAATTAATAACGAAGAACCTGACACGATTTATGTTGCTAAAAACAAAAGCCCTTTGTTGATTGGCCTAGGTTCTGATTTTAATGTTATTGCTAGTGACGCTTTAGCTGTTTTAGACCAAACACATGAATTTGTAGAAATTGCTGATAATGAATTGGTTACTGTTACAGCAGATAAGGTAACCATTGAAAACCAAGATGGTGAAATCATTGATCGTGATTCTTATCAAGCACAGTTAGATGCTTCAGATATCGAAAAAGGAACTTATCCTTTTTATATGTTAAAAGAAATCGACGAACAACCTACTGTTATGCGTAAATTAACCCAAGAATATCGAGATGAATATGGAAATGTCAATATCGATAACCAACTGGTTAATGAAGTAGCAGCAAGTGATCGAATTTATATTATAGCTTGCGGAACAAGTTATAATGCTGGCTGGGCTGCAAAAAGTTTGATTGAATCAGTAACACAAATCCCAGTTGAGGTCCAATTATCTAGCGAATTTGGTTACAATATGCCTTTATTGTCTAAAAAACCTTTCTTTATTTTCTTAACTCAAAGTGGAGAAACAGCAGACAGCCGTCAAGTATTAGTACAAACCAATCAGTTAGGTTTTCCTTCATTAACAATCACAAACGTCGCTGGCTCGACCTTATCTAGAGAAGCTAAATATACTTTACTTCTTCATGCCGGCCCAGAAATTGCCGTAGCTTCAACAAAAGCCTATACTGCACAAATTGCAATGCTTGCTATTTTGACACAAGCTGTAGGAAAATTAAAAAATAGCGAAGCTAGTCTTTCGTTTGATGCTTTCCATGAACTATCGATTATCGCTACTGGCATGGAAGCAATGGTTGACGAAAAAGACTATCTTTCTGATCTAGTTAAACAGTATTTAAGCACTACTCGCAATGCTTTTTATATCGGTCGTGGGAATGATTATTTCGTTGCCTCAGAAGCGGCATTGAAGTTAAAAGAAATTTCTTATGTTCAAGCAGAAGGATTTGCAGCTGGAGAATTAAAACACGGGACAATTGCTTTGATTGAAGAAGGTACTCCTGTATTAGGTATTATTACTGAAGAAAAAACTGGACCTCATACCCGCGGAAATCTAAAAGAAGTTGAAAGCCGTGGAGCTAATACCATTGTGATTGCCACAGAAGATTTAGCTCGTCCAGGTGACCAAGTGATATTACCAAAGGTACATCCTTTATTAACAAGCTTAGTAGCAGTTATCCCAACACAGCTTATTGCTTATTACGCTTCTATGCAACGCGGATATGACGTTGATAAGCCAAGAAACTTAGCTAAATCAGTCACAGTAGAATAG